A region from the Phycisphaerae bacterium genome encodes:
- a CDS encoding FliH/SctL family protein, which yields MARRSTVIKAAEALPFQGAVLKPFHLSDMMGEVKAALIQAQADAARIVRQAKAQEDAIRRAGYEAGYQAGFAKGLEEGREKGHAQAFAEAKAQFAATHKSLLSSCEKIIADIEERRAAWQAAARQDLVDLAMAVARRIVRHVSENDRRVVVENLEEAIRLAGERSDVTIKINPADAQAVRVFAESLADRQASCKLVKIVEAPEISPGGCWVQWGSGAVDARIETQLDRIAAELGVRGTPSIQHAAENMTREGPENA from the coding sequence ATGGCCCGCAGATCAACGGTTATTAAGGCGGCAGAGGCACTTCCCTTCCAGGGCGCGGTACTCAAGCCGTTTCACCTCAGCGACATGATGGGTGAAGTCAAGGCCGCCCTCATCCAGGCCCAGGCCGACGCCGCCCGAATCGTCAGACAGGCCAAGGCCCAGGAGGACGCCATCCGCCGGGCGGGTTACGAGGCCGGTTATCAGGCCGGCTTCGCGAAAGGCCTCGAAGAGGGGCGAGAAAAAGGCCATGCCCAAGCCTTTGCTGAAGCCAAAGCCCAGTTCGCCGCGACCCACAAGAGCCTCCTGTCCTCTTGCGAGAAGATCATCGCGGATATCGAGGAACGCCGGGCCGCCTGGCAGGCCGCCGCCCGCCAGGATCTCGTCGATCTGGCCATGGCCGTCGCGCGCCGGATCGTTCGCCACGTCAGCGAAAACGATCGCCGCGTGGTGGTCGAGAACCTCGAGGAGGCCATTCGTCTCGCCGGAGAACGGTCCGACGTGACCATCAAGATCAACCCGGCCGATGCCCAGGCGGTTCGTGTGTTCGCGGAGTCCCTGGCCGATCGGCAGGCCTCCTGCAAGCTCGTGAAAATCGTTGAAGCCCCCGAAATCTCGCCCGGCGGTTGCTGGGTTCAATGGGGCAGCGGCGCGGTCGATGCCCGCATCGAGACGCAGCTTGACCGCATCGCCGCGGAACTGGGGGTCCGCGGAACACCGTCGATTCAGCATGCCGCGGAAAATATGACCCGGGAGGGTCCGGAAAACGCATGA